In Clarias gariepinus isolate MV-2021 ecotype Netherlands chromosome 1, CGAR_prim_01v2, whole genome shotgun sequence, one DNA window encodes the following:
- the LOC128519559 gene encoding nuclear factor 7, brain-like isoform X1, whose protein sequence is MSPVSVMASSSSVLCEDQLQCSICLDVFTDPVSTPCGHNFCMICLKEFWDSSSHCQCPVCKTSFAKRPELCVNTFISGLAASFKKSVQVKSSSAAEKPTQSLVLCEICCKKKCAAVKSCLTCMTSYCKTHLEPHERVSSLKKHKLIEPVENLEDYICQKHERPLELFCGDDQTCVCQFCTEGDHRTHNTVPIEEESTEKKTEMEKTQAEVQQMIQERLKKIEEIKHSVELNKKNTEKEKADVVEIFSALIRCIERRQAELLKVMEEKQKAAERQAEEFIKDLEQEITELKRRNTELEQLSHTEDHLHLLQIYPSLCSPPHTQDWTDVTINSRLSVETVRRALSQIQETLSEEMEKLDETELKRIKQYAVDVTLDPDTAQPYLILSDDGKQVTHGDKRQNLPDNPERFNRCVCVLGKKGFSSGRFYYEVQVRGKTKWGLGVVRESINRKGKITVSPEDEVWCVWLRNDTEYVSLDSPRVSLSLKQAPQKVGVFVDYEEGLISFYDVDAKSHIYSFTGQTFTEKLYPDFSPCSNDEGKNSAPLIICPVSQI, encoded by the exons ATGTCTCCTGTGTCAGTCATGGCTTCCTCCAGCAGTGTCCTGTGTGAAGATCAGCTCCAGTGCTCCATCTGTCTGGATGTGTTCACTGATCCAGTCTCTACTCCATGTGGACACAACTTCTGTATGATCTGTCTCAAAGAGTTCTGGGACAGCAGTTCACACTGTCAGTGTCcagtgtgtaaaacatcttttgctAAAAGACCAGAGTTATGTGTGAATACGTTCATCTCTGGACTGGCAGCTTCATTTAAGAAGTCAGTTCAGGTGAAATCCAGCAGTGCTGCAGAAAAACCTACCCAATCTCTGGTGCTCTGTGAGATCTGCTGTAAAAAGAAATGTGCAGCTGTAAAGTCCTGTCTGACCTGTATGACCTCTTACTGCAAGACTCACCTGGAACCTCATGAGAGAGTTTCTTCATTAAAGAAACACAAACTGATAGAGCCtgtggagaacctggaggactACATCTGTCAGAAACATGAGAGACCCCTGGAGCTGTTCTGTGGAGACGAccagacgtgtgtgtgtcagttctgTACTGAGGGAGACCACAGAACTCACAACACTGTTCCTATAGAGGAGGAGAGTACAGAGAAGAAG ACTGAGATGGAAAAGACACAAGCAGAAGTTCAGCAGATGATCCAGGAGCGACTGAAAAAGattgaagaaataaaacactctgtAGAACTCAATAA GAAAAACACAGAGAAGGAGAAAGCAGATGTTGTGGAGATCTTCAGTGCTCTCATTCGCTGCATTGAGAGAAGACAGGCTGAGCTGCTTAAGGTGATGGAGGAGAAGCAGAAAGCAGCAGAGAGGCAGGCTGAAGAGTTCATTAAAGATCTGGAGCAGGAAATTACTGAGCTAAAGAGGAGAAACACTGAACTGgagcagctctcacacactgagGATCACCTCCACCTCCTACAG atttaccCGTCACTGTGCAGCCCTCCACACACCCAGGACTGGACTGATGTCACTATTAACTCTCGTCTGAGTGTGGAGACTGTGAGGAGAGCTCTGTCTCAGATTCAGGAGACACTCAGTGAGGAAATGGAGAAGCTTGATGAGACTG AACTGAAGAGAATTAAACAATATGCAG tgGATGTGACTCTGGATCCTGATACAGCTCAACCTTATCTCATCCTGTCTGATGATGGGAAACAAGTTACACATGGAGACAAGAGACAGAATCTCCCTGATAATCCAGAGAGGTTTAATcgttgtgtctgtgtgttgggAAAGAAGGGATTCTCCTCAGGGAGATTTTACTATGAGGTGCAGGTCAGAGGGAAGACTAAGTGGGGTTTAGGAGTGGTCAGAGAGTCCATTAACAGGAAAGGGAAGATTACAGTCAGTCCTGAAGATGAAGTCTGGTGTGTGTGGCTGAGAAATGATACTGAATATGTGTCTCTGGACTCTCCTCGTGTCTCCCTCTCCTTAAAACAGGCTCCTCAGAAGGTGGGGGTGTTTGTGGATTATGAGGAGGGTCTGATCTCCTTCTATGATGTTGATGCAAAGTCTCATATCTACTCTTTCACTGGTCAGACTTTCACTGAGAAACTTTATCCAGACTTCAGCCCCTGTTCTAATGATGAAGGTAAAAATTCCGCACCACTGATTATCTGTCCTGTTagtcaaatataa
- the LOC128519550 gene encoding E3 ubiquitin-protein ligase TRIM39-like: MSPVSVMASSSSVLCEDQLQCSICLDVFTDPVSTPCGHNYCMICLKEFWDSSSHCQCPVCKTSFAKRPELCVNTFISGLAAPFKKSVQVKSSSAAEKPTQSLVLCEACCEKKCAAVKSCLICMTSYCKTHLEPHERVSSLKKHKLMEPVENLEDYICQKHERPLELFCRDDQTCVCQFCTETYHKTHNTVSIEEESAEKKTEMEKTGAEVQQMIQERLKKIEEIKHSVELNNKNTEKEKADVVENFSALMSCIERSQAELLKVMEEKQKAAERQAEEFIKDLEQEITELKRRNTELEQLSHTEDHLHLLQIYPSLCSPPHTQDWTDVTINSRLSVETVRRALSQIQETLSEEMEKLDETELKRIKQYAVDVTLDPDTANPYLILSDDGKQVTFKDKRQNLPDNPKRFGMSGIVLGKEGFSSGKFYYEVQVSGKTKWQLGVARESINRKGKITLSPEDGLWCVWLRNETEYVALDSPSTSLSLQQASQKVGVFVDYEEGLISLHDVDAKSHIYSFTGQTFTEKLYPFFSPCCNDGGKNSAPLIICPVSQI; the protein is encoded by the exons ATGTCTCCTGTGTCAGTCATGGCTTCCTCCAGCAGTGTCCTGTGTGAAGATCAGCTCCAGTGCTCCATTTGTCTGGATGTGTTCACTGATCCAGTCTCTACTCCATGTGGACACAACTACTGTATGATCTGTCTCAAAGAGTTCTGGGACAGCAGTTCACACTGTCAGTGTCcagtgtgtaaaacatcttttgctAAAAGACCAGAGTTATGTGTGAATACATTCATCTCTGGACTGGCTGCTCCATTTAAGAAGTCAGTTCAGGTGAAATCCAGCAGTGCTGCAGAAAAACCCACCCAATCTCTGGTGCTCTGTGAAGCCTGCTGTGAAAAGAAATGTGCAGCTGTGAAGTCCTGCCTGATCTGTATGACCTCTTACTGCAAGACTCACCTGGAACCTCATGAGAGAGTGTCTTCATTAAAGAAACACAAACTGATGGAGCCtgtggagaacctggaggactACATCTGCCAGAAACATGAGAGACCCCTGGAGCTGTTCTGTAGAGACGAccagacgtgtgtgtgtcagttctgTACTGAAACATACCACAAAACTCACAACACTGTTTCTATAGAGGAGGAGAGTGCAGAGAAGAAG ACTGAGATGGAAAAAACAGGAGCAGAAGTTCAGCAGATGATCCAGGAGCGACTGAAGAAGattgaagaaataaaacactctgtAGAACTTAATAAT AAAAACACAGAGAAGGAGAAAGCAGATGTTGTGGAGAACTTCAGTGCTCTGATGAGCTGCATTGAGAGAAGCCAGGCTGAGCTGCTTAAGGTGATGGAGGAGAAGCAGAAAGCAGCAGAGAGGCAGGCTGAAGAGTTCATTAAAGATCTGGAGCAGGAAATCACTGAGCTAAAGAGGAGAaacactgagctggagcagctctcacacactgagGATCACCTCCACCTCCTACAG atttaccCGTCACTGTGCAGCCCTCCACACACCCAGGACTGGACTGATGTCACTATTAACTCTCGTCTGAGTGTGGAGACTGTGAGGAGAGCTCTGTCTCAGATCCAGGAGACTCTCAGTGAGGAAATGGAGAAGCTTGATGAGACTG AACTCAAGAGAATTAAACAATATGCAG tgGATGTGACTCTGGATCCTGATACAGCGAATCCCTATCTCATTCTGTCTGATGATGGGAAACAAGTTACATTTAAGGACAAGAGACAAAATCTCCCTGATAACCCAAAGAGGTTTGGAATGTCTGGGATTGTGTTGGGAAAAGAGGGATTCTCCTCAGGGAAATTTTACTATGAGGTGCAGGTCAGTGGGAAGACTAAGTGGCAGTTaggagtggccagagagtccaTTAACAGAAAAGGGAAGATTACACTCAGTCCTGAAGATGGACTCTGGTGTGTGTGGCTGAGAAATGAGACTGAATATGTGGCTCTGGACTCTCCCTCTACCTCCCTGTCCTTACAACAGGCTTCTCAGAAGGTGGGGGTGTTTGTCGATTATGAGGAGGGTCTGATCTCCCTCCATGATGTTGATGCAAAGTCTCATATCTACTCTTTCACTGGTCAGACTTTCACTGAGAAACTTTATCCATTCTTCAGCCCCTGTTGTAATGATGGAGGTAAAAATTCAGCACCACTGATTATCTGTCCTGTTagtcaaatataa
- the LOC128519559 gene encoding zinc finger protein RFP-like isoform X2 encodes MSPVSVMASSSSVLCEDQLQCSICLDVFTDPVSTPCGHNFCMICLKEFWDSSSHCQCPVCKTSFAKRPELCVNTFISGLAASFKKSVQVKSSSAAEKPTQSLVLCEICCKKKCAAVKSCLTCMTSYCKTHLEPHERVSSLKKHKLIEPVENLEDYICQKHERPLELFCGDDQTCVCQFCTEGDHRTHNTVPIEEESTEKKTEMEKTQAEVQQMIQERLKKIEEIKHSVELNNVSLSFTTNTLEKADVVEIFSALIRCIERRQAELLKVMEEKQKAAERQAEEFIKDLEQEITELKRRNTELEQLSHTEDHLHLLQIYPSLCSPPHTQDWTDVTINSRLSVETVRRALSQIQETLSEEMEKLDETELKRIKQYAVDVTLDPDTAQPYLILSDDGKQVTHGDKRQNLPDNPERFNRCVCVLGKKGFSSGRFYYEVQVRGKTKWGLGVVRESINRKGKITVSPEDEVWCVWLRNDTEYVSLDSPRVSLSLKQAPQKVGVFVDYEEGLISFYDVDAKSHIYSFTGQTFTEKLYPDFSPCSNDEGKNSAPLIICPVSQI; translated from the exons ATGTCTCCTGTGTCAGTCATGGCTTCCTCCAGCAGTGTCCTGTGTGAAGATCAGCTCCAGTGCTCCATCTGTCTGGATGTGTTCACTGATCCAGTCTCTACTCCATGTGGACACAACTTCTGTATGATCTGTCTCAAAGAGTTCTGGGACAGCAGTTCACACTGTCAGTGTCcagtgtgtaaaacatcttttgctAAAAGACCAGAGTTATGTGTGAATACGTTCATCTCTGGACTGGCAGCTTCATTTAAGAAGTCAGTTCAGGTGAAATCCAGCAGTGCTGCAGAAAAACCTACCCAATCTCTGGTGCTCTGTGAGATCTGCTGTAAAAAGAAATGTGCAGCTGTAAAGTCCTGTCTGACCTGTATGACCTCTTACTGCAAGACTCACCTGGAACCTCATGAGAGAGTTTCTTCATTAAAGAAACACAAACTGATAGAGCCtgtggagaacctggaggactACATCTGTCAGAAACATGAGAGACCCCTGGAGCTGTTCTGTGGAGACGAccagacgtgtgtgtgtcagttctgTACTGAGGGAGACCACAGAACTCACAACACTGTTCCTATAGAGGAGGAGAGTACAGAGAAGAAG ACTGAGATGGAAAAGACACAAGCAGAAGTTCAGCAGATGATCCAGGAGCGACTGAAAAAGattgaagaaataaaacactctgtAGAACTCAATAATGTGAGTCTCTCCTTCACAACAAATACATTA GAGAAAGCAGATGTTGTGGAGATCTTCAGTGCTCTCATTCGCTGCATTGAGAGAAGACAGGCTGAGCTGCTTAAGGTGATGGAGGAGAAGCAGAAAGCAGCAGAGAGGCAGGCTGAAGAGTTCATTAAAGATCTGGAGCAGGAAATTACTGAGCTAAAGAGGAGAAACACTGAACTGgagcagctctcacacactgagGATCACCTCCACCTCCTACAG atttaccCGTCACTGTGCAGCCCTCCACACACCCAGGACTGGACTGATGTCACTATTAACTCTCGTCTGAGTGTGGAGACTGTGAGGAGAGCTCTGTCTCAGATTCAGGAGACACTCAGTGAGGAAATGGAGAAGCTTGATGAGACTG AACTGAAGAGAATTAAACAATATGCAG tgGATGTGACTCTGGATCCTGATACAGCTCAACCTTATCTCATCCTGTCTGATGATGGGAAACAAGTTACACATGGAGACAAGAGACAGAATCTCCCTGATAATCCAGAGAGGTTTAATcgttgtgtctgtgtgttgggAAAGAAGGGATTCTCCTCAGGGAGATTTTACTATGAGGTGCAGGTCAGAGGGAAGACTAAGTGGGGTTTAGGAGTGGTCAGAGAGTCCATTAACAGGAAAGGGAAGATTACAGTCAGTCCTGAAGATGAAGTCTGGTGTGTGTGGCTGAGAAATGATACTGAATATGTGTCTCTGGACTCTCCTCGTGTCTCCCTCTCCTTAAAACAGGCTCCTCAGAAGGTGGGGGTGTTTGTGGATTATGAGGAGGGTCTGATCTCCTTCTATGATGTTGATGCAAAGTCTCATATCTACTCTTTCACTGGTCAGACTTTCACTGAGAAACTTTATCCAGACTTCAGCCCCTGTTCTAATGATGAAGGTAAAAATTCCGCACCACTGATTATCTGTCCTGTTagtcaaatataa